Proteins co-encoded in one Enterococcus mundtii genomic window:
- the ssb gene encoding single-stranded DNA-binding protein — protein sequence MINNTTLVGRLTKDPDLRYTSSGKAVAGFTLAVNRRFTNQAGQREADYIQCVIWGKSAETLANYAKKGSLIGIVGRLQSRSYENKEQQRVYVTEVVVETFQFLESKTANEQRQNNQQNDNSDPNFEGAAIDISDDDLPF from the coding sequence ATGATTAACAATACAACTTTGGTAGGACGTTTAACAAAAGACCCTGATTTGCGCTATACGTCAAGTGGTAAGGCGGTAGCTGGTTTTACATTAGCAGTCAATCGAAGATTTACGAACCAGGCAGGACAGCGTGAGGCGGACTATATCCAATGTGTCATTTGGGGGAAATCAGCGGAAACATTAGCAAATTATGCAAAAAAAGGTTCTTTAATCGGGATTGTTGGACGCCTTCAATCAAGAAGTTATGAAAATAAGGAACAACAACGAGTTTATGTGACTGAGGTTGTAGTAGAAACTTTCCAATTTCTTGAATCAAAAACAGCCAACGAACAACGGCAAAATAATCAACAAAACGATAATAGTGATCCAAACTTTGAAGGTGCAGCAATTGATATTTCAGATGATGATTTACCATTCTAA